CTCGCCTTCCAGATCGGCGCAGGTCTGATGTGCGCCGCCGGTCTGGTCGCCGTGTTCTTCGCCGTCAACGCCGAGCGCCGCGGACTGGAGGACATCGCCGCCCCGCTGTCGACGGCGCCCTCCAGCACCGGCACGACGTCCTCGACTCCGTCGACGCCCTCCGACTGAGTCCCGGTGCGGGGCCCTTCCGAGTATCCGGTTCTGAGTACGCGTACTCTGTCGGGCCCCCGCCGGGCACGTAACCCTCGTACGCATGACCGAGAAGCTGCTCCGCCCCCTGCGAACGCGCCCCTGGCCGGAACGCTGGCTGACGCGCGTGCTCGGCGCCGCCCTCTCCGGCGCGGCGTACCTCCTGTGCCTCCCGTGGGACCTGCGCAACCGCCCCGCGGCACCGGGCGCCACGCCGGAGACCACCCCGGTGACCGGCACGGGCGTCCTCGCCCTCGCCGTCTGCCTGCTGCTCCTGGCCGCCTACGTCGGCCACCGCGACGCCCTCGCCTGGCCGCTGCTGCTCGTCGCGGCCCCTCCCGCGGCCCTGCTGTACGTGTCCCTGCGCACGCATCCCGGAGTGCCCGACGGCTTCGTCGACGCCTGGCCGCTCACCTGGGCGTTCTTCACGCTGCTCGGCGCGGCGGGTGTACTGGTCGTGGCTGCGGTGGCCCGCCGGTTCAGGACAGACTGGACGGAGCCGGCCGACCTCGACGAGTGGATGGTGCTCGCCCACGCCCACCGTTCGTGACGCCGGCGGACAGGGTGCGGCCGGACAGGGCAGGGCGAGCAGGGGGCGGCCGGACAGGGCACGGGCGTGCAGGGCGTCCGGACCGCAGGACGCCACGCCCGCGCACCCCGCCATCGCCCGCCACCACGCCCCGCCACAGCCATCAGGAGGCACCACCGATGACCATCCGCAGGATCGTCCCCGACTTCCAGGTCGCCTCCGACCAGGACATGACGACGAACCGCGACTTCTACGGCCTGCTCGGGTTCGAGGAGGTCATGAACCAGGGCTGGGTCATGACCCTCGCCTCCCCGGCCAACCCCACCGCCCAGATCAGCTTCCTCACCGAGGAACGCACCGCGCCCGTCGTCCCCGACCTGAGCGTGGAGGTCGAGGACGTCGACGCCGTGTACGCGCAGGTCCTGGCGTCGGGCGCGGAGATCGTGCGGGACCTGCAGGACGAGGAATGGGGCGTACGACGGTTCTTCGTCCGCGATCCGAACGGGCGGGTGGTGAACGTGCTGGGGCATCGGGGCTGAGGGGGTCCACCGGCACGGGCCGGGCTCACCGGGACCGCCCGGGCTCACCGGATTCACCGGGACGGGCCGGGCTCACGTGGACCGACCGGGCTCACCGGCTTCACCGGGTGTCACTGGGCGTGGAAGTACCGGGTCCCCTTCTCGATGAAGTACGAGGCGTAGACACGGCCGAGGGCCGGCTTGCCGCGGTACATCCCCACGTACTGACGAGAACTGTCGACGACGACGGGCCGCGTCATACAGGCGAACTTGACCCGCTGCTGCGCCTCGGCCCACTGCACGGCCGCCGGATCGACCCGGTCGCTGACCAGCACAGGGAAGGCGCCGACGCCGTTCTGGAGGCCGACGGGCAGACCGCCCTTGGTGTCCTTGGCGTACTGCATCACCTGGTCGGTGAAGGCGGCGACGACGGGCACGGTTATCTCCGGGACCGCCGCGGCCACGGTGAACAGATGCAGCTTCGTGGCCATCCAGCTCATCCGGAACTCGGCCCGCCGCCCGACGAGCACGGGCACCCCGGCCCAGTCCTCCCACCGCGTGGCGCATCCGTCCTCGGTCAACCGTCCCTGCACGAAGGCCAGGTAGGCGCCGGGCGCCGACTGCTGTTGCTGCTGTGCGTCCATGCGCGGATCCTAGGCCGCCGCCCGACGCCGTCCGTCAGGCCCCTGTCGTGGACCCGGGGCGAATGATCATCAGGACCGTGACGGTGGCCCACAGCAGGTTGAAGATCCCGGTGACTATGGCGAGCCGAACGGTCGCCGCGCGGGCGGCCGTTGCCCTCTCTCCCGGCGCCTCCTCCACCACTCGGTCCCCCTCGGCCGTCTCCAGGACGGCGCTCTGGCGAGGCAGCACGAGCAGCGCGAGGACGCCGGCCGCGAGCGCGGTCAGCACGATGGAGACGATCAGCCAGGTGTCGCCGAGCACGCCCATGTTGCTCGCCGTGGCGAACCCGAACACGGGGACGGCGACGCCGACGACGGCGTACACACGACAGATGCGGTGCAGCAGCCGCGTGGTCGCGAGGGCGTCGGCATCACCCGGCGCACCGAAGGCCCGGCGCGCGGCCGGCGGGAACATGCTCGCGGCGACGGTCACGGGCCCGACGGCGACGATGGCGGCGATGACGTGGACGGCGAGGAGGAACTTGGTCACGGGGTGACCGTACGGGCGGAGACGGAGCACGCAGAAGTGGCGCTTTTGCCAGGAGGCAACGGATTTCAGCCAGTGGAAGGGACGGGGAATCCGGGGGCCCTGGGCAGGCAGCGATCCGCCGTCCGACCTGGCCGGAGCGCCAACCGCGAGGCCGCGGAAACACCGGCACGGGCACCGGGCACCGCCGCCGGACGGCCACCGCGCCCGCCGGCGCCCGCCACCGGGTGGATGACGGAAACCCGTCGCCCCTTTACGCTCCAGCCATGCACACCGTGGCCGTACTGGCGCTCGACCAGGTCATCCCGTTCGACCTCTCCGCCCCGATCGACACATTCGGCTGGGCCAGACTGCCGGACGGCCGCCCTGCGTACCGGACCCGCGTCTGCTCGGTCACGCCGGACGCGGAGGTGAGCGCGGGTGCCTTCACCCTGCGCGCGCCGCACGGCCTGGAGGCGCTCGCCGAGGCCGACACGATCGTCCTGCCGGGCCGGTCCGACCTGTCACTGCCCCTCCCGCCGGGCGTCGCGGAGGCGCTGCGCGCGGCCGCCGCGAACGGCACCCGGATCGCGTCGGTCTGCGTCGGCGCGTTCGTCTTCGCGGCCACGGGTCTCCTGGACGGTCTGCGGGCGACGACGCACTGGCGGGCGGCGGCGGAACTGGCCGCCCGTCACCCGGCGGTGACCGTCGACCCGAACGTCCTCTACGTCGACAACGGCCAGTTCCTCACGTCGGCGGGCGCGGCGGCGGCCCTGGACATGTGCCTGCACATGATCCGGAACGACCACGGCTCGGCGGTCGCGGCCGACGCGGCACGGCTGTCGGTCATGCCCCTCGAACGGGAGGGAGGGCAGGCCCAGTTCATCGTCCACGCGCAGCCGCCGGCGCCGGCGGGCACGGCGATGGAGCCGCTCCTCGCCTGGCTGGAGGAGAACGCGGAACGCGAACTGACCCTGGAGGACATCGCCGTCGAGGCCGGCACGAGCACCCGCACCCTCAATCGCCGTTTCCGCGAACAGACCGGCACGACGCCCTTGCAGTGGCTGCACCTGGCCCGGGTCCGCCGCGCCCAGTACCTCCTGGAGACGACCCGTCACCCGGTCGAACGCATCGCGACCCAGGCGGGCTTCGGCTCCCCGACGGCGTTCCGGGAACGCTTCAAAAGGGTGGTCGGCACGAGCCCCCAGGCGTACCGGCGGGCGTTCCAGGGGGAGAGGGCGGCCTGACCGGTCCCTCGGCCCGCGCTCAGCCCCGACGGTCGGAGACGGCCCAGGAGGCGAGGGCCACGGCCCCGGCGACACCGAAGACGGCGGGCCAGGCGCCCACCTTCTTGGCCAGCGGATGCGACCCGGCGAAAGCGGCGACGTAGGTTGCGGTCAGCACCCCGGCGGCCGTGCCGCCGGCCTGCCGCTTCCACTGCTGAGCGGCAACGGCCCCGGCGGCAGCCAGCACGACCCCGCCGAGCTCCCGCCTCCTGGTCCACCGGGCAACCCCGTACCCCCCGACAAGCCCCCCTGCGGCCACCACCGCGGCCGGTACCTTCACCATGACTGCCTCCTGCTGCTGCCTACACCGCCACGCCGATCACGCACGCCGGCCGAACGAACCGAGGCTAACGCGGGCGATTCGATGGAGTGCGGCGTCCCCCGCCTTGAGCGTGAGTGTGTGGGCGGCGTCACGCGTCTCGTCCGCGTGAGGGCTTCGCAGCCAAGGTCTCCACGAAGGTTCGCCAAGAACGCGAGCCGAATGCGACGACGGACCCGGCGGCCCGCTTCGAATCCCGCACGAGGATGCCGTCCGCGTCGAGAGCGCACTCGACACACTCGCCGCCCGCGCCGTTGCTGTAGGACGACGTGAACCACGGAGAGGTGCGGACGGCCGCGGGCGGTGCAGGGTTCATCTCGCGTACTCCTTGAGGACAGTCCTGATCAGTTCGGCCGAGCGCGGCGGGCTCAGAGCCGCCGCTCGCAGTCCGTCGAAGGCCCTTGTGTACTCCCGCACATGATGCTCGCCCTCAAGATAGACGGCGTCGGTGATGCCGTCCCGATAGACGAGGTCAGGGTCCTCCTGGTCAGGGAAGCCAAGCAGAGTGAACGCGCCGGTGACCGGATGGGTACCCGAGTCGAAGGGCAACACCTGTAGCGTCACACTGGCCAACTCGCATGTCTCCAGAACTCGTTCGAGCTGCTCGCGCATGAGCGCCCGGTTCCCGATGACGTTGCGCAACGCCCCTTCGTTCACGATGAACCAGGCATCGGGGCCGCCGGGCTCCCTGAGCATCGCCTGCCGCTCCATCCTGACCCGCACCGCGCGCTCCATGGCCTGGGTAGACATGTGGGCACCGGTCCAGTGGAGCTCGCCCGCGTACGCAGGGGTCTGCATCAGCCCGGGCAGGAGTTCGCACTGGTACTGGCGGAGGTTCGAGGCGTCGCGCTCCAGGCCGATGTAGATGGAGAACCATTCAGGGACGCCGGCACCGTGGGCCTGCCACCAATCCCGCGTCTTCGCCTGGCGGGCCAGCGTCATGAGGAACTCGCGCAACTCGTCGCTGGTGGCGTAGAAGCGGCACAACGCGTCGACGTCGGAGGGCTGGACCCG
The window above is part of the Streptomyces sp. NBC_01428 genome. Proteins encoded here:
- a CDS encoding DUF2269 family protein: MTKFLLAVHVIAAIVAVGPVTVAASMFPPAARRAFGAPGDADALATTRLLHRICRVYAVVGVAVPVFGFATASNMGVLGDTWLIVSIVLTALAAGVLALLVLPRQSAVLETAEGDRVVEEAPGERATAARAATVRLAIVTGIFNLLWATVTVLMIIRPGSTTGA
- a CDS encoding VOC family protein, producing the protein MTIRRIVPDFQVASDQDMTTNRDFYGLLGFEEVMNQGWVMTLASPANPTAQISFLTEERTAPVVPDLSVEVEDVDAVYAQVLASGAEIVRDLQDEEWGVRRFFVRDPNGRVVNVLGHRG
- a CDS encoding helix-turn-helix domain-containing protein; the encoded protein is MAGSPTARRRRLSIELKKLREQSSLTCAQVGAALDWSGSKVNRMETGSGRVQPSDVDALCRFYATSDELREFLMTLARQAKTRDWWQAHGAGVPEWFSIYIGLERDASNLRQYQCELLPGLMQTPAYAGELHWTGAHMSTQAMERAVRVRMERQAMLREPGGPDAWFIVNEGALRNVIGNRALMREQLERVLETCELASVTLQVLPFDSGTHPVTGAFTLLGFPDQEDPDLVYRDGITDAVYLEGEHHVREYTRAFDGLRAAALSPPRSAELIRTVLKEYAR
- a CDS encoding GlxA family transcriptional regulator encodes the protein MHTVAVLALDQVIPFDLSAPIDTFGWARLPDGRPAYRTRVCSVTPDAEVSAGAFTLRAPHGLEALAEADTIVLPGRSDLSLPLPPGVAEALRAAAANGTRIASVCVGAFVFAATGLLDGLRATTHWRAAAELAARHPAVTVDPNVLYVDNGQFLTSAGAAAALDMCLHMIRNDHGSAVAADAARLSVMPLEREGGQAQFIVHAQPPAPAGTAMEPLLAWLEENAERELTLEDIAVEAGTSTRTLNRRFREQTGTTPLQWLHLARVRRAQYLLETTRHPVERIATQAGFGSPTAFRERFKRVVGTSPQAYRRAFQGERAA
- a CDS encoding levansucrase is translated as MDAQQQQQSAPGAYLAFVQGRLTEDGCATRWEDWAGVPVLVGRRAEFRMSWMATKLHLFTVAAAVPEITVPVVAAFTDQVMQYAKDTKGGLPVGLQNGVGAFPVLVSDRVDPAAVQWAEAQQRVKFACMTRPVVVDSSRQYVGMYRGKPALGRVYASYFIEKGTRYFHAQ
- a CDS encoding DUF397 domain-containing protein, whose product is MNPAPPAAVRTSPWFTSSYSNGAGGECVECALDADGILVRDSKRAAGSVVAFGSRSWRTFVETLAAKPSRGRDA